Genomic window (Asterias rubens unplaced genomic scaffold, eAstRub1.3, whole genome shotgun sequence):
TGTGGACGGGTTTTTTCACTCCCTATATGGCTGCATGGGTTTATTCTATAGCAATATAGTCTCAATATTCAATATTCTACTCTTGCTTTTGTGATAATTATTTGTATAGTATTATTATTCACCTAAGATGGTTGCATTGAACTGTAAGAGTGActgctacttaaaggcagtggacactataggtaattactcaaaataatcattatcataaaacctttcttgattacgagtaatggggagaggttgatagtgtaaaacattgtgagaaacagctccctctgaagcgacatagttttcaagaaacaattaattttccacgaatttgattttgagacctcatattaagaatttgaggtctcgaaatcaagcatctgaaagcacacaacttcgtgtaaccatggtgcgacaagggtgtttttttctttcaataatatctcgcaacttcgaggaccgattgagctcaaatatttacaggtttgttattttatgcatatatgatgagatacactgtgaagactagtctttgacaattaccaatagtgtccagtgtctttaataatatgTGAATTTGGTTTTTCAGAGGGATATATAACAATGTGGAGTGTGGACATGTTTCTGGAGAATCCACAATCCGATGAAAATGTGAGTGTTTATTCTTTCTTATTCTCAAAAATTTGTGAGgtacttgattgattgatcggaCGGTTTGGAAACCTGGGCTTGTTTGAAAAGTACTACTAATCATCTCATTAATTTGATTTAATagtatttaaaggaacgttacagaattggtaagaaacaaaaccgtgaagatcacagatttacatcaaaacttacattgtctaatgatgatgatagtagaaaacatcccttgaaatatttatgactgaaatgtccacgtttggagtttatcgctcagtgagcgttttattcatttttgttttggcatcaatgtaatgcaaagtttgtaattgtatttttttccgctattctctcgtgacccagatggctgatcgatctcaaacttctacaggtttgtcagttcttgtatatggtggattacataaagtgcttacactgccaaaaactgttttgttagcaaaaacctattctgtaatgttcctttaattaagcAACTGATTttattgactgcttttattttgatttgatggCGGTTGTTaatgatgatttgtttttgattgattattgattGAATTGTATTGATTTGATAGGAGTTGATTAAACAGTTGATTAGTTGGAGGGCACACCTTAGCCGCATCGTGACCCTCGTCTACACCAATCACATGAAATCCATCATCTCGGGATCATTGGATGGATCCGTCAGGTAAAaccattttcctctttttttctcttctcaaTTGTCCAGAAACTGTGGAAAGACTAATATGGTTTTATGTTTGTATTAATCTTTTTGTGTCATGTGTACTCGGGTCTGCTTTCATGACAGGAAAGCTCCATTGAACAAAGAGGCCAGAattaaaacatccttttcctctgacaactcacacctgttatctctatgtaattccttttcaaaACTGAACTTAATTGCTCGACCATTTagtttaatgacccaagtagttcaatgtaaacacacccacCCATTGAAAAGGATGTTTAATTTCTGAGTTTTTCAAACTCGACGACAAATCGTAGCTTTCCTGTAAtgccattttgtgtgtattttttattattcatagGACATTCTTATACCAGAAACTGATCAAGAGTTTCCCTCCCAAAATGTCCCTATGTTAGTTTTAAAAGTCTCTTTAGATGTCTCCCTATGTTTACATCAAACTCTTGTTGAAACCCATTTCTTTTAGACTCTGGTATGCTGAGGACCCAGCTCGTGGTCACTTCATGGGATTCTTCAGTCAACACCGTCCTTGGAACTTCCCGAGTCTTGAGAGGAGTAGCACCCCCGTGTTGCCTTATGACATCACCGAAGGGCCCCTCAGGCCGATGAAAAATGTCAATGAGAAGAAGCACAAGACAACTCAGAGCTACGAGTACCCGCTGGTGTTTGACGACAATAAGTAAGGGAAACAACAAATAAGATTCGGGCCCATCTTCATAAAGCTGattagcagaaaacactgctcaaTTTCTCTGCTAAACCAaaaattagtggggcaccagtcgcaacagtgtaaactttatggaatgttggctgttaacctgtttttgcttacaggctttatgatatTTGGCCATGAACCCTAGCAGTGCCCTGAGTTGATTAAATCGGTACAGGTTTAAGACTGTGCATCAAAATCCAAATCCACGTTGTAATGAATCGGCCACCACTTGAATTTGGTGTGCTAGACTGCTTTGCCACGTCACACAACACAACGGTAGATAAATAGAACAACAAGTTTTTAATGGACTACCCATTCCTAGTCTACCTGTGGCAGTAGAGAAACAGCAGGAGGATAAGTTCTTATCTTCACACGGTATTCTCACGTTTCCCAATACTCCATTACAGTTGATAACCAACATGACTAGTTGTTATCAGAACTAGGTAGTCTCCTGATTCCCAATCTACTCCATGGCAGTTGATGAATAGCAGAACACGTTCTTATCAGAATAATCATCACATCAAAGTAGACTATCACATGGTGTTGCCACAAACAGAATATTTATCCAACATTCTTGTTACCTTTTCAACAGATGGAAGCCATTCCGACGTTCAGCCTACGTCCAAACCAGAACCAAACACAAGGAACCAGAAGACATGAAGTTCTTTGAGGCCTTGCAGAAGCCACAGTTCTACAATGATCACCTGAAGAGTGGAAGGACTGGCGAGATGAGTCTAGGTGCTGTCTTCAGAGCACTACCTGTGTACACTGTGAGTAgtgcaatattttgttgtgtataCTTTTGACAGTGTAAACCAAGCTGCTACTTCAACAACTTTATCCTCATACACATGtattctccttggtaaagggcaccctatgagtacaattgtaaatttctactggagcatttcaagggcaccaaggcaatgaccagggggcatggaggcaatcgccttcgttgcctccatgaagtatcaggcctgttgtATGTTGGTTGTTCTTTGCTGTTTGTCTTTTatacaacgtacatgtacatggttttgATGTATTGCACTAATGTTAAGCTCTGTTGTTTCTCTGGAGTGTGAGTTTGAGTTCAGGTTGAGtccttaaaagcaagacacctaaccattaatgggtgcgttcgataagcttccctgggtcgaccccgcagtgctcactcgggtgagcccatgacaagagctattcaaacgatcacactcgccctctcgtggtgacggcatgcacctcaggtcacccccaagtgacccactttacaagcagggcactgggggctgacccgggtgagccccatcaaagctattcgaacgtaccggggcagaccggggtcgacccagggaagctaaacgaacgcacccattgctttgtcctcAGGACAAGCCAAAAATCTGTTGAACCTTTGTATTGTGTAATGCATTAGAACCAGTACAATTACACTTATTGTTAAGACTAAGGGGTTTGCCCAGATGTTTCTGGCATTCTGAATGAGCTGCAactacataaatgggtctcggatttaaaaaacatgtctttaacaaaaaaaaacactgtgagatGGTAAAGAGGTAAATTGCTACATAAAAGCTAGATCAGACTACTATTATATTAACCAAGTGAATGTATAGCTTGGGGTAGTGCATTAGGTAACACAATATTGATGACAATGTAGCCAAGCATGTACTTTGGCAATGGTATATAGAAGGATTTGGGACTGTAAATATGGTTTATTTGTTAGTTGAGGCTTAGAAATTACTTTGATATTAATGTTGTTTCTCTTCTATTTTTGTCGTTCtataaatttgattttcaaaCTTGATTGAAATACAAGACGAACTGGTTTTTACGGTTTTCCCCCAAACAAAGTGGATAAGagcaatttataaataaaactgTGAGAAACAGTTAACTCGTAAACTTTAAAAGTTTACTCCGTATGTcgttttcaaacaaaatgttgttgattgtttttctttagGTGAAGACTCCAGAGCTTGTGAAAACTCCTTCTATGGAATTTGGTAATTCAACATGGACGACAGACTCCTTCCTGTTTGCCCCGCCCCCTTCTAAAACTAACAAGTCAACCTCTCCAACCAAGGAAGCAGGAAaggtagaaatattttgttgtatttgggaaagctccattaaagaggGGCGaataaaaacatccttttcgtctgacaactcacacctgttatctccatgtaattccctttccaaacagtggacttaattggatcatgcacaaaccagttgGGCTGCTGACTGCCCTAGACAGATTTATTGCTTATTCATGAAGTTCAATAACCAAAGTAATTCAATGTCATCACAGCCATTGGTGGATAGTGCCTGAGTTTTTGTGGCGTAACTCGGAATGTCTCTAGTGGAGTTTCTCCGTAATGTTTATTTCATTGGTCAAAAGCTTGTAAACTTTAATTGATAATCAAATGACGTCTTTTCTTGATGACTGAACAGCGTTTTTACTTTATGACTAAAAGATGTCTTTTCTTGATAACCAAATGAAGTCTTTTCTTTATGACTAAAAGGCGTTTTTTCTTGATGACTAAATGGCGTCTTTACTTGATGACTAAATGACAATCTGTTTACTTGATGTAGGTGAAATCTCAACACAGACGCAGCGCAAAAGATCCTACATCCACGAGTCCCATGCCATCACCAAGAAAGAGGTAGTTATCAccaaagagcgccctctatcgaGCCATGACTGACAGAAGCTGACATCGGGTTCAGGTCAAaatatcttgtttttgttttttacactcGGATTAAAAAtgcaacgtttttttttattcatgttgtacatttttactTCAATGATCTTGAGCACAACTCTAATGTAACATTCACAAATTAATCTcttatgtatatattttttatacctTTACTTTTTCATTGAATGAGATTTTATACAGTAATCATTgtaaaattttcacaatttttttttattttgaaaaacccACCGTCATTGAGCGTCTTTCTTAAAAATTACTCCTTGAGTCTTGCACAACGCAaacttttgtgcatgtttgagcatgattttgactcccaaaccAGCGGACGGGATAGGCGTGTTGTGCAAAGGGGCATGTGAGTTACCAtgtttatcctgtttttatatttatttttcattttttatatgcaagtcgccagacacacgaggcctgaaggccacttcaaggtgtgggctacaattgttttttccagaggcctatgctacctactcctagggctcaaacagggttaccccttttacagtctatatagatgtaggcttgggtatcatcagtccgaagccagagcagaaagcactacctctccAATTTTAtatagcaagtgtcacgaccgggattcgaacccacactctgctgatcaaacaccagagcttgaatccggtgctcataaccgctcggccatgacacgccatgtAAGTCATTGGCAAATGTGTGAGCAtaatcttaccaatgttgtgcacacCCTAAAAAGCCGATTAGAACAAAGAAATCTGTATTTTAAAACTTGTGTCGTTGAGActtgataatattttttaacTAGAAGTCTGCGATCTGAACAAATTTGGGAAACTGCAGGAAATTGTACTCAAATCCAGGCAAACATTGTGTGTGGTACAATCATGTTTGAATAACTATTTATAAGAAGATTTTTATTAAAGAATGTGATTCTATCTCTTGAATTTGAAAAGCTTTTTTGGGTGttcatttttgatttatttttgttctgtagATTGTGTATTTCTGTTATGATTATTCTTCCTACAGGGACATAGCACCAGACTTTCGACAAAATCTTAAAATGCAACCACCCTTTTAAGTGgaattttcagatgttagtttaaTTCTTCATTTgtgaagaattaaaacaatggaacggttgcaaaaaccaaaggtatacttggCCTGTAAGTTAGTCTTTCATAAGAGTCTAACTCTAAATAAATACGATGATGAACGGAAGcctttttcaattgtttttttttttcaaataaactcAAAAGATCAAGATAATCAAACCTGTTTTGATtcattagttttattttattaatctCAATTCACAATTACAGGTTCCttcataaataaaatatttacattaaacaatcTGTTTTTTATATGCCGCCATATTTCACCATTTATTACTTATGTAATTATTTGTAGTTTGGTTGGTTGCGGATAAAGTAACAATCGTGCTACAGCAACAAAGATAAATGGAAAGAAATCTAGGCCTACACTAAACTGGAAGAACTATTACCATGATTCTGGGATTTTCTTGGAAATTCATAGTAAGTTCTAGACAATGGCATTTCAACTAGTTATGAAATTCccttaaatatattttttgttcaatactTGTGACCCAGTTTAATACTTGTGAAGCATGATTGTATCTGTTTTCGTTTTTTTGAATTGCCAGAGGCTTGTGGTCATTTTTTCCCTCTAAACTATCAGTTCCTCAAGGTATATTGCATCTTAACTGTTCTTTCCCAAGTTGGTTTGTCTTataaactttattttaaaatgagtgGATCGCTCTATAACGGAAGTGTTAAAAGGGCAttgacaaaaattaataaccatAAATTATATCCCATAGTTATTACTATAGTATCTGTCATAACAATGACTTCTATAATACTTATCAATATAAATTACATCTCATAATAATATGACTTGCATATATATGTTATAAATGTGACTTTTAACTAGCACATGTTTATAGTTAATGGCAAATGTACTATGGCAAGAGGTGTAGCCCAACATTAGTCACGACTTTACCTTATATCATAATGAGATCATAAGTCATGGATATGATTGATAACAATTCATAAATCTGTGATACCGGcgcccaagttcatagagctgctaagcacaaaaatttgcttagcatgaaatgtctcccttgataaaaacaggattaccaaccaaatttcataTTAATtctgcatattgcttgttgctggtattcagctgttgtttgcttatcctgaaagtcATGCGGAAATTTGGTTGCTactcctgtttttatcaaggaagaaatttcatgctaagcaaatttgttgtgcttagcagctctatgaaattggcccagttATTAGAGATAACATGTGCCAATTCATagcgatgaattttattttctGCTCAATATCCCTTTAACACTTCCGATCTCTTCGATTTTTAACCTTAAACTTTATTAATGAGCATGAAGTACACTTTCTTCCACTTCGCCTTTTCTTTGAATTGAAACCTTTTCCCTTTTAATTGTCTTTGATCAATTTTGCCGAAATGAAGTTCTGGATTTCTTGTACCACCCACGATATATTGCAACACATGGAAGTGTTACTAATTCAGTtcaggtttaaaggcagtggacactattggtaattgtcaaagactagcattcacagttggtgtatatcaacatatgcataaaataacaaacctgtgaaaatttaagctcaatcggtcatcgaatttgcaagataataatgaaagaaaaataacccttgtcacgcgaagttgtgtgcgtttagatggttgatttcgagaactcaagttctaaatctgaggtctcgaaatcaaattcgtggaaagttacttctttctcgaaaactatggcatttcagagggagccgtttctcacaatgttttataccatcaacctctccccattactcgttaccaagaaaggttttatgccaataattagtttgagtaactaccaatagtgtctactgcctttaatagtttgCCTTGTCACTGAGTTGTTGATGTTGTAATGAGGCTTGTAAACCAAGGATGCACCACAATGCACTGGATACTCTTTCTCAGGCTAACATCAAGGGTCAGCATAGCTTTAATCAACCCCTTGCATTCCTCGCTCAGATGTACCCTGGAGTGGCCAGGAAACCTTAGCCCTCTCTGCTGAGACTCCAGAATCTTAGCAACGTTACGGACATCGTCACCGAACGGCATGTACCCAGTCGCAAGGATAAACGCTACAACACCGAGTGCCCATACATCACTCATGTACGGATTGTACGAGAAAGAGCGGATGATCTCCGGTGCCGCGTACGCCGCCGACCCGCAGAAGGTCCGGCTTAGCTCACCCATCCCAACCCgacggacgaaaccgaaatcaCTCAGCTTGATGTTCTTACGAGAATCCAGCAACAGGTTCTCGCACTTCACGTCGCGATGAGCCACACCTTGACCGTGCATGTAAGCGATTGCCCGGGCGGTCTGTAGCACCCATCGCCTGGTGAGGGTCTCACCCACGGAACCTCTGGATTTGGTTCTGACATACTCCAAGACATCACCACACTCAGCTAACTCAATGATCTGGTATATCTTCTCGCTCTCTTCAAACCAGTCGTGGGTTTGGATGATGTTGGGATGCTTGAGGGTCTTTATGATCTCCAGCTCCCGGGGTAGGAATGACCGTTGGTAGTCAGACGGTGCACGGCGTCTGTCTATGATCTTTATAGCTACCTTGTGGAGGGATTCTTTGATGAAGGCGAAACGAACTTTGGAGTAACTTCCTGAGCCGAGCTTCTCACCGAGGAAGTATCCGCGTTTCGCCATAACCTACACATAGTTTGTAAACAGATTCTGTTTAAAAATTCAGAAAAATAGTCTGAGTGTTTTCTTTAACTTCATGGAGATATCGAGTATTGATAACGAAGTTGAAACTTCCCAAAAGCGAATCATATCAATGTCTCAGGGGAAAAAAGGTTGTTACGtccaaattatttattaaaaatcagattgtttttaaaaaattgtttaaaagacGATcgaagcatactgatcgaaacgtcgagttgtagTCTAAACCACAAATGACGAATGCTCGTCAGGCAAAAGGTCAAACTCTCGCTGTTTTTGATTTTGGAAAGGCAATAACCAAAAATGTCCATTCTTGTGTACGTACaggctgaagtattttaaacgTAACGTCTTTTTGTGGGTAGACAAGTTTTTGCACTGGTTAAATACAATTAGAGCGTGATGTAAGATACCTTTCGTACCATTTTAATAGGGACTTTATCTGTTGAAAAATGAGTAGAAAAAACGTATATATAATTGGTATCTACCGTACCTGTTGATCTGAAAGAGGACTGGCGTTCAAAAGCTGATTTCTGCGTGATTTGGCAACAGCCGTGTCACTCAGTGACTTGGATGAATAATTGTCAGCTGGCGAAGAAGCCATTTTTATTTCGTCGATATTACCGATTATACAACTCAATTTTACCAAAGACAATATAATGTGTAGTTTACTCTCTGAATCATTCGTTTGTAATGataagttttgttgttttgtgtattttgtttttgagtcaAGGGAGATCCCGCTTGGCAACTTTGTGCGCGCTCACATGGTGCATTGTAACGTCACAGTTCCGTTTTGCCATTATACGCTCTCGCATGAGCGCTCGAAGATTCTTTAAAGATTCGCCGAGTGAAGTGTTTCAGAGGAAACGAAACTTCCAGAAAGATTTGAGAAACATCATAAGTAAAGATTCTACAAGCTTATCAGATTCATCTGTACTTGTATTGGTGCTTAATCATTCAATACAAGGGTTGTAAAGGTTTTTTTCCATTTAATTGTACGTGTGGGGGCATAACTTTGCACAGTGTGACGAGTCCATGCTGGCCGTCAAAGACCGGATCATCGGTGCGTATGCGTGCGTGCGTCTCTGGGCGCCCTGCGCGGCCTCGTGCGTTGTGCAACGCACTGATACAAACAACGTTGTGCCTGGAAGAAAGGCGTACGTCCTTTTTCCAGGCACAACAAGAATAATTCTTCCATTCCTATTGCCTCTCCATATTAAACCTCCATTCCTATTGCCTCTCCATATTAAACCTACATTCCTCATTGCCCct
Coding sequences:
- the LOC117305761 gene encoding testis-specific serine/threonine-protein kinase 3-like is translated as MSLSATTKWQSSYLRNEVMAKRGYFLGEKLGSGSYSKVRFAFIKESLHKVAIKIIDRRRAPSDYQRSFLPRELEIIKTLKHPNIIQTHDWFEESEKIYQIIELAECGDVLEYVRTKSRGSVGETLTRRWVLQTARAIAYMHGQGVAHRDVKCENLLLDSRKNIKLSDFGFVRRVGMGELSRTFCGSAAYAAPEIIRSFSYNPYMSDVWALGVVAFILATGYMPFGDDVRNVAKILESQQRGLRFPGHSRVHLSEECKGLIKAMLTLDVSLRKSIQCIVVHPWFTSLITTSTTQ